The following proteins are encoded in a genomic region of Candidatus Kryptobacter tengchongensis:
- a CDS encoding Zn-dependent protease (includes SpoIVFB), giving the protein METLYIIPILLFSVVVHEVMHGYVALKCGDPTAKYAGRLTLNPIPHIDLFGSILVPLFSLLVAGRVFIAWAKPVPVNPINFRNYKRDSILVSGVGPLSNFFLAFCCAFAVIVLLNLESLFNSFNSELVKFAYEFLVKMFYGGIYLNIILGVFNLIPVPPLDGSHILASILPERIGESYRQIGFFGIFIVIFLMRVPIFSHIFFSIVQAIAAPIEFLINVFV; this is encoded by the coding sequence ATGGAAACGCTTTATATAATTCCAATCCTTCTTTTCAGTGTTGTTGTTCACGAGGTTATGCATGGTTATGTTGCCCTTAAGTGTGGTGATCCAACTGCAAAATATGCTGGAAGGTTAACATTGAATCCAATTCCGCATATTGATCTTTTTGGTTCAATACTTGTCCCTTTATTTTCTCTTCTTGTGGCTGGGCGTGTTTTCATAGCGTGGGCAAAGCCAGTGCCCGTAAATCCCATTAATTTTAGGAATTATAAAAGGGATTCTATTCTTGTTTCTGGTGTTGGACCACTTTCAAATTTTTTTCTTGCTTTTTGCTGTGCTTTCGCTGTGATAGTGCTTTTAAATCTTGAATCTCTCTTCAATTCGTTTAATTCAGAGCTTGTTAAGTTTGCTTATGAATTTCTTGTTAAGATGTTTTATGGTGGGATTTATCTTAACATAATTTTGGGGGTTTTTAATCTCATACCAGTGCCCCCGCTTGATGGGTCTCATATTCTTGCATCAATTTTGCCAGAGCGAATAGGTGAAAGTTACAGACAGATTGGTTTCTTTGGGATTTTTATTGTGATATTTTTGATGCGCGTTCCTATATTTTCACATATTTTCTTCAGTATAGTTCAGGCGATAGCAGCTCCAATTGAGTTTTTAATAAATGTTTTTGTTTAA
- a CDS encoding concentrative nucleoside transporter, CNT family, translating to MKLTSFLNGLLGMAVIVGIAFLVSNNKKRVNWRLVISGLLIQIIFAIFILKGRELANLWSPLGWPKTLFEWISKAFVIILGFTIEGAKFVFGDLAISPGQNNSLGFFFAFQVLPTIIFFSSLMSVLYFLGIMQRVVQAMAWIMLRLMGTSGAESLSCTANIFVGQTEAPLMVRPFIAMMTMSELLAVMVGGMATIAGGVMAAYVQMLGYSFAQSHGLDIMTAQIKFAEQLLGASVMAAPAALVMAKIMWPETEEPVTKGTVKVKVEKTAKNLIEAAAEGASNGLHLALNVGAMLIAFIALIAMTNWGLEKIGTIGGLNEFLIKKFGSPLKLELIFGLVLQYLGVAIGIPWSDALNFGSLLGTKIVINEFVAYLKFSELIAQNKIVLEKTITMTTFALCGFANFSSIAIQIGGISPMAPNRRPDLARLGLRAVLGGTLANLMTATIAGVLVG from the coding sequence ATGAAATTAACCTCCTTCCTGAACGGACTACTGGGGATGGCAGTTATAGTTGGAATTGCTTTCCTCGTTTCAAACAACAAAAAAAGGGTCAATTGGCGACTTGTAATTTCAGGGCTTCTAATTCAAATCATCTTTGCAATTTTTATTTTGAAAGGACGTGAGCTTGCAAATCTATGGTCACCACTTGGCTGGCCTAAAACTTTATTTGAATGGATAAGTAAGGCATTTGTCATTATACTTGGATTTACAATTGAAGGAGCAAAATTCGTCTTCGGTGATCTTGCAATTAGCCCCGGACAAAATAATTCACTCGGTTTCTTCTTTGCATTTCAAGTTTTGCCGACAATTATATTTTTCTCATCTTTGATGTCTGTCCTTTACTTTCTTGGGATCATGCAAAGAGTTGTCCAAGCAATGGCCTGGATTATGCTTCGCCTCATGGGAACAAGCGGAGCAGAAAGCCTATCCTGCACAGCAAATATATTCGTCGGTCAAACCGAAGCACCACTTATGGTAAGACCATTTATTGCAATGATGACAATGTCAGAACTTCTCGCTGTTATGGTTGGTGGAATGGCAACTATAGCTGGTGGGGTTATGGCTGCTTATGTTCAGATGCTCGGATATTCATTTGCACAATCACATGGACTTGATATAATGACCGCACAAATAAAATTCGCTGAACAGCTCCTTGGCGCAAGTGTAATGGCTGCACCCGCTGCACTTGTAATGGCTAAAATCATGTGGCCAGAGACCGAAGAACCAGTAACAAAAGGAACAGTTAAAGTCAAAGTTGAAAAAACAGCTAAAAACCTCATAGAAGCAGCAGCTGAGGGCGCCTCAAACGGCTTACACCTTGCTTTAAATGTCGGCGCAATGTTAATAGCTTTTATCGCTCTAATAGCAATGACAAACTGGGGACTCGAAAAAATTGGAACTATAGGAGGACTTAACGAATTCCTCATAAAAAAATTTGGATCACCTCTAAAACTTGAACTTATCTTCGGACTTGTGCTTCAATATTTAGGAGTTGCAATTGGAATCCCCTGGAGTGATGCCCTGAACTTTGGAAGTCTGCTTGGAACCAAAATAGTTATAAATGAATTCGTTGCCTACCTGAAATTTTCCGAATTAATCGCACAAAATAAAATTGTCCTTGAAAAAACTATAACGATGACAACCTTTGCCCTTTGCGGATTTGCTAACTTTTCATCAATCGCAATTCAAATCGGCGGGATAAGCCCAATGGCCCCAAATAGAAGACCTGATTTAGCACGGCTTGGATTAAGAGCTGTTCTTGGCGGAACATTGGCAAACCTTATGACAGCAACAATCGCTGGTGTCCTTGTAGGTTAA
- a CDS encoding thymidine kinase, with translation MDITEFEKIPQGTRGTGWIEVIAGSMFSGKTEELIRRIRRAQIAKLKVAVFKPRIDTRYSTDRIVSHSDISIPSIVVDNAQQILELAKDAQVVGIDEAQFFDMDLVDVCEKLANDGKRVIVAGLDQDYRGKPFEPMPQLLAIAEYITKTHAICVVCGNPASKTQRKIKAGERIVVGASDIYEARCRRCFEPPEE, from the coding sequence ATGGATATAACGGAATTTGAAAAAATCCCGCAGGGAACACGCGGGACCGGCTGGATTGAGGTTATTGCCGGAAGCATGTTCAGCGGAAAAACAGAAGAATTGATAAGAAGAATAAGAAGAGCTCAAATAGCAAAGCTAAAAGTTGCCGTCTTCAAGCCAAGAATTGACACAAGATATAGCACCGACAGAATCGTCTCACATAGTGATATCTCCATTCCTTCAATCGTTGTTGACAATGCACAACAAATCCTTGAGCTTGCAAAAGATGCACAAGTTGTAGGAATTGACGAAGCACAATTTTTTGATATGGACCTTGTTGATGTATGCGAAAAACTTGCTAACGATGGCAAAAGAGTAATTGTCGCAGGACTTGATCAAGATTACCGTGGAAAACCATTTGAACCAATGCCACAACTTCTGGCAATAGCTGAATATATAACAAAAACACACGCGATCTGTGTCGTATGTGGAAATCCAGCAAGCAAAACCCAACGAAAAATAAAAGCAGGTGAAAGAATTGTCGTTGGAGCTTCGGACATCTACGAAGCAAGATGTAGAAGGTGTTTTGAACCTCCAGAAGAGTAA
- a CDS encoding cytidine deaminase — protein MKHDELIKLAIEAKKLAYAPYSKFKVGAAILTNDGEVFTGCNIENSSYSLTICAERVAIFKAYSMGKKKFKSIAVVSDSKNYISPCGACRQVLMDLAGGELEVILANSKGEAKVLKLSELLPFPFGSKDLKRKKKK, from the coding sequence ATGAAACATGATGAACTGATCAAACTTGCCATTGAAGCAAAAAAACTCGCTTACGCTCCATATTCAAAATTCAAAGTTGGAGCTGCAATCCTCACCAACGATGGGGAAGTTTTCACAGGATGCAACATTGAAAACAGCTCCTACTCCCTGACAATTTGCGCTGAAAGAGTTGCAATTTTTAAAGCTTATTCTATGGGGAAAAAGAAATTTAAATCAATCGCTGTTGTCTCAGATTCAAAAAATTACATTTCTCCATGTGGCGCTTGTAGGCAAGTTTTAATGGATTTAGCTGGCGGTGAACTTGAAGTCATACTGGCAAATTCAAAAGGCGAGGCAAAAGTTTTAAAGCTTAGTGAGCTTCTCCCATTTCCATTTGGTTCAAAAGACTTAAAAAGAAAGAAAAAGAAATAA
- a CDS encoding alanine dehydrogenase: MNIGIPKESSDTQKILERRVALTPAGVKVLVERGHEVYVESSAGEYSGFSDVEYEKMGAKIVFSREEIYKRAKMVVKVARPGEEDYDYLCDDHLLFGFLHLAVAPRKFIEILLERRVTAIGYEIIEMPDGRLPILQAMSEIAGQMAIVVAARYLQNEDGGRGIILGGIPGVPPATVVILGAGVVGQNAIRAALGLGAHVMVLDKDIDKLREVEKLFGKRVETAIANVYNIEKAVQFADVLIGAVLIHGALTPKLVTEEMVKKMKPGSVIIDVSIDQGGCVETSRPTTIANPVFVKHGVIHYCVPNMASNVARTAAHALTNVSLPYILEIADKGLSQTVKENPSFSKGIYTHAGYCTNKNIAEIFNLEYKKIEELI, from the coding sequence ATGAACATTGGAATTCCAAAAGAAAGCAGCGACACACAAAAAATTCTTGAAAGAAGGGTAGCACTTACGCCGGCGGGAGTTAAGGTCCTTGTGGAGCGAGGTCACGAAGTTTATGTTGAATCTTCAGCTGGTGAGTATAGTGGTTTTAGCGATGTGGAGTATGAAAAAATGGGTGCTAAAATTGTTTTTTCACGAGAAGAAATTTATAAAAGGGCGAAAATGGTTGTAAAAGTTGCAAGACCTGGCGAGGAAGACTATGATTACTTATGCGATGATCATCTTTTATTTGGTTTTTTACATCTTGCTGTTGCACCAAGAAAGTTTATTGAGATTTTACTTGAGAGGAGGGTAACAGCAATAGGTTATGAGATAATTGAGATGCCAGATGGACGCCTGCCAATACTTCAAGCGATGAGCGAAATTGCTGGACAGATGGCAATAGTTGTTGCAGCAAGATATCTTCAAAATGAGGACGGCGGGCGTGGGATAATTCTTGGTGGAATTCCAGGGGTTCCACCAGCGACTGTTGTTATACTTGGTGCTGGCGTTGTTGGGCAAAATGCCATAAGAGCTGCTCTTGGGCTTGGGGCGCATGTAATGGTCCTTGACAAAGATATTGACAAATTAAGGGAGGTGGAAAAGTTATTTGGTAAAAGGGTTGAAACTGCAATTGCAAATGTTTATAATATTGAAAAGGCAGTTCAATTTGCTGATGTTTTAATCGGGGCAGTTTTAATTCACGGTGCCTTAACTCCAAAACTTGTCACAGAGGAAATGGTCAAAAAGATGAAGCCAGGATCCGTTATAATTGATGTTTCAATTGACCAAGGTGGTTGCGTTGAGACGAGCAGACCAACCACAATTGCAAATCCTGTTTTCGTGAAGCATGGTGTTATTCATTATTGTGTTCCCAACATGGCTTCAAATGTTGCCAGGACAGCAGCTCATGCTCTTACAAATGTAAGTTTGCCCTACATACTTGAAATTGCTGATAAGGGACTTTCACAAACAGTGAAAGAAAACCCATCGTTTAGCAAAGGGATTTACACCCATGCAGGTTATTGCACAAATAAAAACATTGCTGAAATTTTTAACCTTGAATATAAAAAAATTGAAGAACTAATATGA
- a CDS encoding acetyl-CoA hydrolase yields MSWTKHFKERTVTAEEAVKVIKSGDRVWVHPGCATPEPLIKALVQRKDELENVEIAHILTFGEAPYVKPEMQGHFKHRAFFTGANVRDAVNDGRAEFVPIFLSEIPKLFYSGEYKIDVALITVSPPDEYGFCSFGVGVECTKAAAETAKIVIAEVNSNMPRALGNSFIHVSKIHYFVESNRPLFELPKDEITDLHRRIASYIAELIEDGSTLQMGIGGIPDAVLLFMKDKRDLGIHTEMFSDGLLPLIESGVVNNERKTLHRGKVIASFVLGTKKLFDFIDNNPLFEFHPSDYVNDPFIISQNEKMVAINSALQIDLTGQVCSDSIGHKIYSGIGGQVDFIRGAARSKGGKPIIALPSTAKDGTISRIVPVLTEGAGVVTSRGDVHYVVTEYGIAYLHGKSIRERAKALIEIAHPDFRDWLKFEAKKRCYL; encoded by the coding sequence ATGAGCTGGACAAAGCACTTCAAAGAGAGAACAGTAACAGCCGAAGAAGCTGTAAAAGTAATAAAATCTGGCGATAGGGTCTGGGTTCATCCCGGATGCGCCACGCCAGAACCTTTAATAAAAGCACTTGTTCAAAGAAAAGACGAGCTTGAAAATGTTGAGATAGCACATATCTTAACATTTGGTGAAGCCCCATATGTGAAACCGGAAATGCAGGGGCATTTTAAACATCGCGCTTTCTTTACAGGCGCAAATGTAAGGGATGCCGTTAATGATGGCAGAGCTGAATTTGTCCCGATCTTCCTATCTGAAATCCCAAAGTTGTTTTACAGCGGCGAATATAAAATTGATGTTGCATTAATCACAGTTTCCCCACCCGATGAATATGGCTTTTGTAGTTTTGGTGTTGGCGTTGAATGCACGAAGGCAGCAGCTGAAACAGCTAAAATTGTAATTGCCGAAGTAAATTCCAATATGCCAAGAGCTCTTGGCAATAGCTTCATCCATGTTAGTAAAATTCATTACTTTGTTGAATCAAACCGACCCTTATTTGAACTTCCAAAAGATGAAATAACAGACCTTCACAGGAGAATAGCCAGCTATATTGCTGAATTAATTGAAGATGGTTCAACTTTGCAGATGGGGATAGGTGGAATTCCTGATGCTGTTTTGCTTTTTATGAAAGATAAAAGAGACCTCGGAATTCATACGGAGATGTTCAGCGATGGTTTATTACCCCTTATAGAGTCTGGCGTTGTGAACAATGAAAGAAAAACTTTGCATCGGGGTAAGGTCATAGCAAGTTTTGTGCTTGGAACGAAAAAGTTATTTGATTTCATTGATAACAATCCACTTTTTGAATTTCATCCATCTGATTATGTTAATGATCCATTTATAATAAGCCAGAATGAGAAAATGGTTGCGATAAATTCGGCGTTGCAGATTGACTTAACTGGGCAAGTGTGTTCTGATTCAATAGGTCATAAAATTTACAGTGGCATAGGTGGACAGGTTGATTTCATCCGCGGAGCTGCGCGTTCAAAGGGTGGAAAGCCAATTATAGCTTTGCCATCAACCGCAAAGGACGGAACTATCTCAAGGATCGTCCCAGTTTTGACTGAAGGAGCCGGTGTTGTTACATCAAGAGGAGATGTTCATTATGTTGTAACTGAATACGGCATTGCTTATCTTCATGGCAAAAGCATAAGGGAGAGGGCAAAGGCATTAATTGAAATAGCTCATCCCGATTTCAGAGATTGGTTAAAGTTTGAAGCGAAGAAAAGATGTTATTTGTAA
- a CDS encoding glycine hydroxymethyltransferase, whose amino-acid sequence MYSLREQDPEVYSAIAGEVERQNYTLELIASENFVSRAVLEAMGSVMTNKYAEGYPGKRYYGGCEFVDIAENLARERAKKLFNCEYANVQPHSGSQANMAAYFTFLQPGDTIMGLNLAHGGHLTHGAPVNFSGKLYRAVFYGVSKETGMIDMNEVEDIAKREKPKMIIVGASAYPRDYDYKAFREIADKVGAYLMADIAHPAGLIASGLLNNPLPYCDIVTSTTHKTLRGPRGGLILMYKDKENPFGIKTPKGDRFRMMSEIIDGIVMPGIQGGPLMHVIAAKAVAFGEALKPEFKEYSAQVIKNAKALANSLIKLGYNLVSGGTDNHLVLIDLRNKGVTGRDAERSLEQAGITVNKNMVPFDDKSPLVTSGIRLGTPALTTRGMKEKEMEYIAELIDRVISNIGKEEVYKEVKEQVRELCERFPLYDFVSLSSVSIK is encoded by the coding sequence ATGTATTCATTGAGGGAGCAAGATCCTGAAGTTTACAGTGCAATCGCTGGCGAAGTTGAAAGACAAAATTATACCCTTGAGCTTATCGCAAGCGAAAATTTTGTCTCAAGAGCTGTTCTTGAGGCGATGGGTTCAGTAATGACAAATAAATACGCCGAGGGTTATCCTGGCAAAAGATATTATGGTGGATGTGAATTTGTGGATATCGCTGAAAATCTTGCGCGTGAGAGAGCAAAAAAATTATTTAATTGCGAATATGCAAATGTTCAACCACATTCCGGAAGCCAGGCGAATATGGCTGCATATTTTACATTCCTTCAACCAGGTGATACTATTATGGGCTTGAATCTTGCTCATGGTGGACATTTAACACATGGAGCTCCTGTTAATTTCTCGGGCAAACTTTATCGTGCGGTCTTCTATGGTGTGTCAAAGGAAACTGGTATGATAGATATGAATGAGGTTGAAGATATAGCAAAGCGTGAAAAACCAAAAATGATAATTGTTGGAGCAAGTGCTTACCCAAGAGATTACGATTATAAAGCTTTTAGGGAAATTGCAGATAAAGTTGGGGCTTATCTTATGGCTGATATAGCTCATCCAGCGGGATTGATAGCGTCGGGTCTATTGAACAATCCATTGCCATATTGTGATATTGTCACATCAACAACCCACAAGACTTTAAGGGGACCACGTGGTGGTTTAATTTTGATGTATAAAGATAAAGAAAACCCGTTCGGGATAAAAACTCCAAAGGGGGATCGTTTTCGCATGATGTCGGAAATTATTGACGGCATTGTCATGCCCGGGATTCAAGGTGGTCCGCTTATGCATGTAATTGCAGCAAAGGCAGTTGCATTTGGTGAGGCGTTGAAACCAGAATTCAAAGAATATTCAGCACAGGTTATAAAGAATGCAAAAGCACTTGCAAATAGTTTAATTAAACTTGGATATAATCTTGTTTCCGGCGGGACGGATAATCATCTTGTTTTAATTGACCTGCGAAATAAAGGTGTCACTGGGAGAGATGCAGAAAGATCGCTTGAACAGGCAGGGATAACAGTGAATAAAAATATGGTCCCATTTGATGATAAAAGCCCACTTGTAACAAGTGGAATTCGCCTTGGGACGCCAGCATTGACAACTCGCGGAATGAAAGAGAAAGAAATGGAATACATAGCTGAACTTATTGATAGAGTTATTTCAAATATCGGAAAGGAAGAGGTTTATAAGGAAGTTAAAGAGCAAGTAAGGGAACTTTGCGAGAGGTTTCCGCTTTATGATTTTGTATCTTTAAGCAGTGTAAGCATCAAATAG
- a CDS encoding Threonine/homoserine efflux transporter RhtA, with translation MVYFWLSIQTLIASLTHIIAKAVVKAIPPFTLTFLRAGIAGFVFGLIIYFSKYRKIRVENSDRVKFFILGILSVPLNQFAFILGIKYTTPANASLIYAMTPIFALIFSALFLKEKVNFYKVLGVILSFVGVGIVFAEHGLSLNMEYLKGNVIIMFGAMFWALYSILGKPMVVKYGAFYVTGVAMIIGSLIYLPIGLYDFVNLDFRSISFASYLGVVYLGVGTSIFGYFLWYYAIGKIEASKVVIFTNGQPIMTAILGMIIFGNPITLPFLIGGTLVVAGVLLVQLG, from the coding sequence GTGGTTTATTTTTGGCTCAGCATACAGACATTAATAGCCAGTTTAACGCATATAATTGCCAAGGCGGTTGTTAAGGCGATTCCACCCTTTACGCTTACCTTTTTGAGGGCTGGTATTGCTGGTTTTGTTTTCGGTTTAATAATTTATTTTTCAAAATATAGGAAAATAAGGGTTGAAAACTCGGATAGGGTGAAATTTTTTATTCTTGGGATTCTTTCAGTGCCCTTGAATCAATTTGCTTTCATTTTGGGGATAAAATATACAACTCCTGCGAATGCTTCGTTGATTTATGCTATGACGCCGATTTTCGCTTTAATTTTTTCTGCTTTGTTTTTAAAGGAGAAGGTGAATTTTTATAAGGTTTTAGGTGTTATCCTAAGTTTTGTGGGCGTTGGAATTGTTTTCGCCGAGCATGGTTTAAGTTTAAATATGGAGTATTTGAAGGGGAATGTTATTATAATGTTTGGGGCGATGTTTTGGGCTCTTTATTCAATACTTGGGAAACCAATGGTGGTTAAATATGGTGCTTTTTATGTCACGGGAGTTGCGATGATAATTGGAAGTTTAATTTATCTGCCGATTGGTTTGTATGATTTTGTTAATCTTGATTTCCGATCCATTTCTTTTGCATCTTATCTTGGTGTTGTTTATCTTGGGGTTGGAACTTCAATCTTTGGATATTTTCTTTGGTATTACGCAATTGGTAAGATTGAAGCGAGCAAAGTTGTGATTTTCACAAATGGACAGCCGATAATGACGGCGATACTTGGAATGATAATTTTTGGTAATCCGATAACATTGCCTTTTTTGATCGGTGGAACGCTTGTTGTGGCTGGAGTTTTACTCGTCCAGCTTGGATAA